From the Trichoplusia ni isolate ovarian cell line Hi5 chromosome 1, tn1, whole genome shotgun sequence genome, the window caaaaagtacaaaatattcacaaactaAATGTCGCCGTTTAGTTCAGAGCAAGTCTGTTAATTGAACGGTTGGTTAGGTTAGTTGGCGGCGATTTTTATCTACAACTGTCAATAAAATCGACATCACATTTTACgctactgaaattatttttttacaaaatttggtTTAGAATGTTCTATGTATAGTCAAATTTAGCCTCAATGATTTAtcttactttacttttattacaacagagtctgtaataaattaacaagGTTCACACTTACACTATAGGTGTAAGTTGTAAGAATCGGAGTTGGCAATGAAAGGCTCGCAGTAGTTAGACAGGGAGTTTATTGTGTGCTAGAGTgtaggcgggcggcggcggagCTTACTGCTTGGAGGCGGCCTCGTGCAGCTTCTTCTGCACCTGCTCAGCCTGCTTCACGAAGTCGTCGTAGGCTTCCTTGATCTTGGGTGCGAGCTTCTGGTTGGTGGTCTCCACGTTGCTGGCTACTTCCTTAACGAGCTTCTGGGTCTCCTGCGAAGAGAACGTGACACGTGAGTGAGTTACTGGTGATCACGGGAGGGGGGAGAGGCTACGAAGCGCGGTCACTTGAGCTCACGTACCTGCACGGTGTTCTGCACGGCAGCCTGCAGCTTCTCACGCAGAGCGCCGGCCTGCTTCTCCACCTCGGGGTGCGCCTTGCGGAGCTCCTCGGCGGTCTTCTCGAGGTTAGCGCGCGCCTCCTCCAGAGCGGTCTTGGCCTTGCCGTTGGCGTCGTTCAGCTGTAACAGTCACACTGAGTAAGATCCCTGGGCGAGGCGGACCGGcaacacacatacacactcGTACTTACCGCGCCCTGCAGACTGTTGGAGAAAGCAGACAACTGTTGCAGCACAGAGTCGGAGCCGTCCTTGAGCGCCTTGTTCAGCTCCTGGGTGTTCTTAGAGTTGACGAGTGAGTTGAATTGCTCAGAGAAGGTCTTCTGGAACTCAGCGGCGTGCTTCTCGATGTCCTGCAGCGGGCTAGGGGGCGCGTCGCGGCGCACCATGCCGGCGTGGCTCTGCAACACAACACACGAGAGTGAGCGGCGCGCAGCGGGCCCAGGCGACGCGCAGGCCGGGGGTCGGCCAGATACTTACGAGAGCGATGCAGGCGACGAGGACCAACAACTTAGCTGCCATTGTGCTGATGTAATATGAAGACGAGGACGGGATCAAGTGAATCTGCCTGAAACACAACAGTGACTGTGCTGGGAGACGTGCGCCCGCCCGTTATATACCCGGCCGTAGATAAGCGGCCGGCGATAACGCAGGCGAGCGACGCCGGGAGGCGAGCCTACACCCCGCAGGGAAAACTTTCCTGAGCCACCCCGCGCCCCGCCCGGCCGGTCCGCGCCCCGCGCCACGGCCCTGCCCTCTCACCTA encodes:
- the LOC113495538 gene encoding apolipophorin-3-like, encoding MAAKLLVLVACIALSHAGMVRRDAPPSPLQDIEKHAAEFQKTFSEQFNSLVNSKNTQELNKALKDGSDSVLQQLSAFSNSLQGALNDANGKAKTALEEARANLEKTAEELRKAHPEVEKQAGALREKLQAAVQNTVQETQKLVKEVASNVETTNQKLAPKIKEAYDDFVKQAEQVQKKLHEAASKQ